One Coffea arabica cultivar ET-39 chromosome 5c, Coffea Arabica ET-39 HiFi, whole genome shotgun sequence DNA window includes the following coding sequences:
- the LOC113690816 gene encoding polyadenylate-binding protein-interacting protein 9-like, translated as MAAGTEVSGETAVVEVPPVAVQPDETTAASKNNVDSNSRMNDISAPLTNGAKESDSSSNNSNSKSELQMQDIVDMLKKLKLNPLAKEFFPSSYYRDQMGVTNFVPANMNWGNDGFPNNRRRRNNYSQGRRRFNGRAFRAQREDSIRRTVYVSDIDHNITEEQLAALFSGYGQVVDCRVCGDPHSRLRFAFVEFSDEYSARAALNLCGTMLGFSPVKVLPSKTAILPVNPTFLPRSEDEREMCARTVYCTNIDKKVSQADVKNFFETRCGEVSRLRLLGDHVHSTRIAFVEFSMAESAIVALDCCGEILGSQRIRVSPSKTPVRPRIPRPVLH; from the exons ATGGCTGCTGGGACAGAAGTTTCTGGTGAGACAGCGGTGGTGGAGGTCCCTCCTGTTGCTGTTCAGCCAGATGAAACAACTGCTGCTTCAAAAAATAATGTTGATTCTAATTCCAGAATGAATGATATATCTGCTCCTTTAACTAATGGTGCCAAGGAGTCTGATTCGAGTTCCAATAATTCGAATTCAAAATCAGAACTCCAAATGCAAGATATAGTTGATATGTTGAAGAAACTGAAGTTGAATCCACTGGCCAAggaattttttccttcttcatattacCGTGATCAAATGGGAGTGACTAATTTTGTGCCAGCTAATATGAATTGGGGCAATGATGGTTTCCCCAACAATCGAAGG AGAAGAAATAACTACAGTCAGGGCCGGAGGCGATTTAATGGTAGGGCTTTTAGAGCCCAAAGAGAAGATAGCATCAGGCGAACTGTCTATGTTTCAGACATTGATCACAAT ATCACTGAAGAGCAACTTGCTGCCTTGTTTAGTGGTTATGGCCAA GTTGTTGATTGTCGAGTTTGTGGTGATCCTCACTCCCGCCTTCGCTTTGCTTTCGTTGAGTTTTCTGATGAAT ACTCTGCTCGAGCAGCTCTTAACCTTTGTGGGACGATGTTAGGATTTTCTCCAGTTAAGGTGTTACCTTCAAAAACTGCTATCCTTCCAGTGAATCCTACATTTCTTCCAAGG TCGGAGGATGAACGCGAAATGTGTGCTAGGACAGTTTACTGtacaaatattgataaaaaG GTGTCTCAAGCTGATGTCAAGAACTTCTTTGAAACTAGATGCGGTGAG GTTTCTCGCCTGAGGCTTTTGGGAGACCATGTGCACTCAACTCGCATTGCTTTTGTTGAGTTTTCTATG GCTGAGAGTGCAATTGTGGCGCTGGACTGTTGCGGTGAAATACTGGGGTCCCAGCGCATCAG GGTGAGTCCTTCAAAGACACCTGTTAGGCCCCGCATTCCCCGTCCTGTTCTGCACTAG
- the LOC113691052 gene encoding VQ motif-containing protein 1-like, with product MSGCYTTTDPVKVVIINTQYVETDAMSFKSVVQRLTGKDSKIEIDPSSNYSSASGFYGNNKEDHRHQQQQQQQQQMTRYGSATGLQMSANVPVMSRGLSFKDFDRLLKELPPLDELFRLCPE from the coding sequence ATGTCTGGCTGCTACACTACTACAGACCCTGTGAAGGTAGTGATAATCAACACACAGTACGTGGAAACTGATGCAATGAGCTTCAAATCAGTTGTTCAGAGGCTTACCGGGAAGGATTCGAAAATCGAAATCGACCCTTCTTCTAATTATTCTTCTGCTTCAGGTTTTTATGGTAATAATAAAGAAGATCATCGtcatcagcagcagcagcagcagcagcagcagatgACAAGATATGGATCTGCAACAGGTTTACAAATGTCGGCCAATGTTCCAGTTATGTCTCGAGGGTTGTCGTTTAAGGATTTCGATAGGTTGCTTAAGGAGTTGCCCCCATTGGACGAGCTTTTCCGGCTGTGTCCAGAGTAG
- the LOC113690677 gene encoding E3 ubiquitin-protein ligase DA2L-like isoform X2: protein MGNKLGRRRQVVDEKYTKPQGLYQHKDVDHKKLRKLILDSKLAPCYPGDDECSACDLEECPICFLYYPSLNRSRCCMKGICTECFLQMKTPNSTRPTQCPFCKTSNYAVEYRGVKTKEEKGLEQIEEQRVIEAKIRMRQQELQDEEDRKLKRREFNSSNSIAGPTESELCSTAEEGDEIVTSQEPCAAPVVRQPLRSRQNREDEFDLDLEDIMVMEAIWLSIQDNGRRRNPVYVETVPSEQYTAEEQCNTAIMGPIAGSSSSPSGGLACAIAALAERQQMGGETSNSYGTNMSAYNMHPGCDRYQNTQHESENFAAAGNSVEVSPDIQMAMTRGDREWVDNRSEIADVGTSYAGSDDVEDDAAHAALPSQDESDGTFHPVGGAIVPETFEEQMMLAMAVSLAEARNRSSPPGVAWQ from the exons ATGGGGAATAAGCTGGGGAGGAGGAGGCAAGTGGTGGATGAGAAGTACACGAAGCCTCAAGGGTTGTACCAACACAAGGATGTGGATCACAAGAAGCTCAGGAAGCTCATACTTGATTCCAAACTCGCACCTTGCTACCCTGGTGATGATGAATGCAGCGCCTGTGATCTGGAGGAGTGCCCCATTTGCTTCTTG TACTATCCTAGTCTCAATCGTTCAAGATGTTGCATGAAAGGCATCTGCACAG AATGTTTCTTACAAATGAAGACTCCTAATTCGACTCGCCCAACACA GTGTCCTTTTTGTAAAACTTCAAATTATGCTGTGGAGTATCGAGGTGTCAAAACAAAGGAGGAAAAAGGATTAGAGCAAATT GAAGAGCAGCGAGTTATAGAGGCCAAAATAAGGATGAGGCAGCAGGAACTCCAAGATGAAGAGGATAGGAAACTGAAACGTAGAGAGTTTAATTCTTCAAACAGTATAGCTGGGCCAACTGAATCGGAGCTTTGCTCCACAGCAG AAGAAGGTGACGAAATTGTCACTTCTCAGGAGCCTTGTGCTGCCCCAGTTGTCAGACAACCTCTACGCTCAAGGCAGAATAG GGAGGATGAATTTGACCTTGATCTTGAGGACATCATGGTCATGGAAGCCATATGGCTCTCCATTCAG GATAATGGCAGGCGGCGAAATCCAGTCTACGTTGAGACTGTTCCATCAGAGCAATACACGGCCGAAGAACAGTGCAATACGGCTATCATGGGTCCAATTGCGGGATCTTCCTCCTCTCCTTCGGGTGGTCTTGCATGCGCAATTGCAGCCCTTGCTGAACGCCAGCAAATGGGTGGGGAGACCTCCAATAGCTATGGAACAAACATGTCTGCGTACAACATGCATCCTGGATGTGACAGGTATCAGAACACACAGCATGAATCAGAGAACTTTGCTGCTGCAGGGAACTCGGTCGAGGTGTCACCTGATATTCAAATGGCAATGACTAGAGGTGATCGAGAGTGGGTAGATAATAGATCAGAGATTGCAGATGTCGGAACCAGCTATGCCGGTTCTGATGATGTAGAAGATGATGCAGCTCATGCAGCATTGCCATCACAAGATGAATCTGATGGCACATTTCATCCTGTTGGAGGTGCAATCGTTCCTGAAACTTTTGAGGAGCAGATGATGCTGGCTATGGCTGTTTCACTGGCTGAGGCTCGAAATAGATCAAGTCCACCAGGTGTTGCATGGCAATAG
- the LOC113690677 gene encoding E3 ubiquitin-protein ligase DA2L-like isoform X1, whose protein sequence is MGNKLGRRRQVVDEKYTKPQGLYQHKDVDHKKLRKLILDSKLAPCYPGDDECSACDLEECPICFLYYPSLNRSRCCMKGICTECFLQMKTPNSTRPTQCPFCKTSNYAVEYRGVKTKEEKGLEQIEEQRVIEAKIRMRQQELQDEEDRKLKRREFNSSNSIAGPTESELCSTAAPSFSSGVEEGDEIVTSQEPCAAPVVRQPLRSRQNREDEFDLDLEDIMVMEAIWLSIQDNGRRRNPVYVETVPSEQYTAEEQCNTAIMGPIAGSSSSPSGGLACAIAALAERQQMGGETSNSYGTNMSAYNMHPGCDRYQNTQHESENFAAAGNSVEVSPDIQMAMTRGDREWVDNRSEIADVGTSYAGSDDVEDDAAHAALPSQDESDGTFHPVGGAIVPETFEEQMMLAMAVSLAEARNRSSPPGVAWQ, encoded by the exons ATGGGGAATAAGCTGGGGAGGAGGAGGCAAGTGGTGGATGAGAAGTACACGAAGCCTCAAGGGTTGTACCAACACAAGGATGTGGATCACAAGAAGCTCAGGAAGCTCATACTTGATTCCAAACTCGCACCTTGCTACCCTGGTGATGATGAATGCAGCGCCTGTGATCTGGAGGAGTGCCCCATTTGCTTCTTG TACTATCCTAGTCTCAATCGTTCAAGATGTTGCATGAAAGGCATCTGCACAG AATGTTTCTTACAAATGAAGACTCCTAATTCGACTCGCCCAACACA GTGTCCTTTTTGTAAAACTTCAAATTATGCTGTGGAGTATCGAGGTGTCAAAACAAAGGAGGAAAAAGGATTAGAGCAAATT GAAGAGCAGCGAGTTATAGAGGCCAAAATAAGGATGAGGCAGCAGGAACTCCAAGATGAAGAGGATAGGAAACTGAAACGTAGAGAGTTTAATTCTTCAAACAGTATAGCTGGGCCAACTGAATCGGAGCTTTGCTCCACAGCAG CCCCATCTTTTTCTTCTGGTGTAGAAGAAGGTGACGAAATTGTCACTTCTCAGGAGCCTTGTGCTGCCCCAGTTGTCAGACAACCTCTACGCTCAAGGCAGAATAG GGAGGATGAATTTGACCTTGATCTTGAGGACATCATGGTCATGGAAGCCATATGGCTCTCCATTCAG GATAATGGCAGGCGGCGAAATCCAGTCTACGTTGAGACTGTTCCATCAGAGCAATACACGGCCGAAGAACAGTGCAATACGGCTATCATGGGTCCAATTGCGGGATCTTCCTCCTCTCCTTCGGGTGGTCTTGCATGCGCAATTGCAGCCCTTGCTGAACGCCAGCAAATGGGTGGGGAGACCTCCAATAGCTATGGAACAAACATGTCTGCGTACAACATGCATCCTGGATGTGACAGGTATCAGAACACACAGCATGAATCAGAGAACTTTGCTGCTGCAGGGAACTCGGTCGAGGTGTCACCTGATATTCAAATGGCAATGACTAGAGGTGATCGAGAGTGGGTAGATAATAGATCAGAGATTGCAGATGTCGGAACCAGCTATGCCGGTTCTGATGATGTAGAAGATGATGCAGCTCATGCAGCATTGCCATCACAAGATGAATCTGATGGCACATTTCATCCTGTTGGAGGTGCAATCGTTCCTGAAACTTTTGAGGAGCAGATGATGCTGGCTATGGCTGTTTCACTGGCTGAGGCTCGAAATAGATCAAGTCCACCAGGTGTTGCATGGCAATAG